In Chitinophaga nivalis, a single genomic region encodes these proteins:
- a CDS encoding transketolase family protein gives MVKDIQPLNEKETRAGFGEGILEAGRRNPNVVALTADLLGSMKLQAFIKEFPDRFVQVGIAEANMMGVAAGLTIGGKIPYTTTFANFSTGRVYDQIRQSIAYSNKNVKICASHAGLTLGEDGATHQILEDIGMMKMLPGMAVVVPCDFNQTKAATIAIADHEGPVYLRFGRPKWPNFTPEDQKFELGKAQILHEGTDITLFACGHLVWIAIEAGKVLEERGYSVEIINIHTIKPLDEAAVIASLTKTGCAVTAEEHNVLGGLGDSIAQVAARHVPVPIEYVGTNDTFGESGTPKELLKKYGLDTDHIVAAAEKAIQRKKKA, from the coding sequence ATGGTAAAAGATATTCAACCACTCAATGAAAAAGAAACCCGTGCAGGGTTTGGAGAGGGCATATTGGAAGCTGGCCGTAGAAATCCTAATGTAGTAGCACTCACAGCAGATTTGCTGGGTTCTATGAAACTGCAGGCTTTTATTAAAGAGTTTCCGGACCGTTTTGTACAGGTAGGTATTGCTGAAGCTAATATGATGGGGGTTGCAGCCGGTTTAACCATCGGCGGTAAAATTCCGTACACCACTACTTTCGCCAACTTTTCTACCGGAAGGGTATATGACCAGATCCGTCAGTCTATTGCCTACTCCAATAAGAATGTGAAAATATGCGCTTCCCACGCAGGTCTGACCCTGGGTGAAGATGGCGCTACTCACCAGATACTGGAAGATATCGGTATGATGAAAATGCTGCCTGGCATGGCAGTGGTAGTTCCTTGCGACTTTAACCAGACCAAAGCTGCCACCATTGCTATTGCAGACCATGAAGGCCCGGTATACCTCCGCTTCGGCCGTCCGAAATGGCCTAATTTCACACCGGAAGACCAAAAATTCGAACTGGGTAAAGCACAGATCCTTCATGAAGGTACTGACATCACCCTGTTTGCCTGTGGTCACCTCGTGTGGATTGCCATTGAAGCCGGTAAAGTACTGGAAGAAAGAGGCTACAGCGTTGAAATCATCAACATACACACCATTAAACCACTGGACGAAGCAGCAGTAATTGCTTCCCTGACCAAAACCGGTTGTGCTGTGACTGCTGAAGAACATAACGTACTGGGTGGCCTGGGCGACAGCATCGCACAGGTAGCAGCCCGTCACGTACCCGTGCCTATTGAATATGTAGGTACCAATGATACCTTCGGTGAAAGTGGTACACCCAAAGAACTGCTGAAAAAATACGGTCTTGATACAGATCATATCGTAGCAGCAGCAGAGAAAGCCATTCAGCGCAAAAAGAAAGCCTGA